In Dehalobacter sp., the genomic stretch TTTCCGGAAACCTCCAGTTTAGTTTTGGTTTAATTTTAAGCATCTTTACATCATGTCTTCCATGTCGCCGCCTGGCATTCCGCCTGGAGCTGCTCTTCCACCGCCGGTTGAAGCGATGACATCATCGATCCTGAGGATCATGATTGCAGCTTCCGTTGCTGCATTGATTGCCTGGGTCTTGATTCTAAGTGGTTCGACTACATCGTTTTCGAACATATCTTCGATCTTGCCTGTGTAGACATTCAGCCCGGCCCTCTTGTTACCCTTCTCATGCTGGGAGCGCATTTCCACAAGCATGTCGATCGGGTCAAGTCCTGCGTTTTCTGCAAGGGTCTGCGGGATAATTTCAAGGGATTCGGCAAACTTGGTTACTGCGAGCTGTTCCCTTCCTTTGAGGGTTGCTGCATATTCTTTGAGCCTGAGGGAAAGTTCTACTTCGGGTGAGCCGCCGCCAACAACAATCTTCTGGTCTTCGAGTGCAACGCCGACAACCCTGAGAGCGTCTTCAAGTGCTCTCTCAAGTCCGTCCACGACATGCTCGGTTCCGCCGCGGAGAAGGATAGAGGTGGTCTTGCTGTCCTTGCAACCTGTAACAAAGGTCATTCTGGAGCCAGTGACGTCCTTTTCTTCCACAAGGCCTGCATAGCCGAGGTCTGATCCGTCGATTTCATCCAGATTGGTAATAATTCTTCCGCCTGTGGCTCTGGAGAGTTTGTCCATGTCGCTCTTCTTTACCCTGCGCATTGCGAAAATGCCTGCCTTTGTCAGGTAATACTGGGCAAGGTCATCAATGCCCTTCTGGCAGAATACCACATTTGCGCCGGTATCAATCACTTTGTCTACGATATCCCTGAGCATTGCTTCTTCCTGGTCAAGGAAAAGCTGCATCTGGTCGGGGGTGGTGATCTTTATTTCGGCTTTAGTTTCTGTCTTTTTGAGCTCGATTGGTACGCTTAAAAGGAGGACTTTTGCATCCTTTACAACTTCAGGCATGCCGGTGTGGACGCGTTCTTTATCAACGATTACACCTTCGATAATCTCAGAGTCCTTTATGCTGCCGCCGGGTCTCTTTTCCGTTTTAACGTCTTCTATGTCTACAGTGATCTTCCCGTTTTCATCTTTCTCAACAATGGACTTAATTGCACGGACTGCGAGGTTTGAGAGGTGAGCCTTGTGTGATTCTGCACCCTTTCCGGTGATGGCTGTGCCTGCGATCTTCTCAAGAGTCTCTGTGTCTTCAGGGGATGCGCTGATGGTGATGGTGTCAAGAATCTTTACAGCCTGCATTGCTGCGAGCCTGTAGCCGCTTGCGATAACAGTGGGATGTACACCGCTTTCCAGAAGGTCTTCTGCCTTTGTCAGGAATTCTCCTGCGAGGACGGCTGCTGTGGTTGTTCCGTCTCCTACTTCGGCATCCTGGGTCTTGGCGACTTCTACGATCATCTTTGCACCTGGGTGCTCGATGTCCATTTCTTTGAGAATGGTTGCTCCG encodes the following:
- a CDS encoding thermosome subunit, which translates into the protein MAAQPIFILREGSKRTHGSDAQHNNIMAAKAVAEAVRTTLGPKGMDKMLVDSMGDVVITNDGATILKEMDIEHPGAKMIVEVAKTQDAEVGDGTTTAAVLAGEFLTKAEDLLESGVHPTVIASGYRLAAMQAVKILDTITISASPEDTETLEKIAGTAITGKGAESHKAHLSNLAVRAIKSIVEKDENGKITVDIEDVKTEKRPGGSIKDSEIIEGVIVDKERVHTGMPEVVKDAKVLLLSVPIELKKTETKAEIKITTPDQMQLFLDQEEAMLRDIVDKVIDTGANVVFCQKGIDDLAQYYLTKAGIFAMRRVKKSDMDKLSRATGGRIITNLDEIDGSDLGYAGLVEEKDVTGSRMTFVTGCKDSKTTSILLRGGTEHVVDGLERALEDALRVVGVALEDQKIVVGGGSPEVELSLRLKEYAATLKGREQLAVTKFAESLEIIPQTLAENAGLDPIDMLVEMRSQHEKGNKRAGLNVYTGKIEDMFENDVVEPLRIKTQAINAATEAAIMILRIDDVIASTGGGRAAPGGMPGGDMEDMM